Proteins encoded within one genomic window of Microbacterium sp. zg-B185:
- a CDS encoding reverse transcriptase-like protein, translating to MTRRLIVEADGGSRGNPGIAAGGAVVLDEATGAVLSEVGVYVGIASNNVAEYRGLIAGLESALEHDPDAAVHVRLDSKLVVEQMTGRWKIGHPDMRTLAASAQRLLQGRDVSFEWVPRLSNKRADAAANESMDRRESFRRDFDGAQA from the coding sequence GTGACGCGTCGATTGATCGTCGAGGCTGACGGCGGTTCGCGCGGCAACCCCGGCATCGCCGCCGGCGGAGCGGTCGTGCTCGATGAGGCCACCGGTGCGGTGCTCAGCGAGGTCGGCGTCTACGTCGGAATCGCCAGCAACAACGTCGCCGAATACCGCGGACTGATCGCCGGTCTGGAAAGCGCGCTCGAGCACGATCCGGACGCGGCGGTGCACGTCCGGCTGGACTCCAAGCTGGTCGTCGAGCAGATGACGGGCCGGTGGAAGATCGGGCATCCCGATATGCGCACCCTGGCCGCCAGCGCCCAGCGCCTGCTGCAGGGACGGGATGTGTCGTTCGAATGGGTTCCCCGGCTCTCGAACAAGCGGGCGGATGCCGCGGCGAACGAGTCGATGGATCGCCGGGAGAGCTTCCGTCGGGACTTCGACGGTGCGCAGGCCTGA
- a CDS encoding AMP-binding protein, whose protein sequence is MPEERTTLIDSLRINARELGNANGILYYDTPQSSTYRGYGDLDLRARAIADALVKRGYRVGQTVTIGLTSGLDWADAAWGVLYAGLAFVPAPVAGFGTGSELGQRIGDIARAAGASVFLSDGGVIDRLGDGDDSLGVPAVLLADLLADGDPEQWTPPAINADSIAYLVFTSGSTGDPKGVISTHGTVSGFADAVAELWGLDREGTLVGWAPMHHIMGLLAQVIIPGANGTKAVVTSIEQFQRRPVVWLQMISRHQGTATAAGNFAFALVTQMVTDQQLAELDLSSLKVMFTGSEPVRADTVRAFLDRFAPAGIRGDMIAPTMGMTEATAYAGKYPGEAMVVRRFDRAAIESGELIPAEGPGSVEAVSCGRPIKDTTVVIVDPHTLMPVPDGTIGEIWVASPMVSPGYFRRPDATAETFGQQLPGSEEAFMRTGDLAAILDGELFVTGRLKEVINVRGRNLYPQDIEAAARLVSPAVGFGAAFELDGHPSAVGTVLEYNEETLAQSGHSIDKLAGRVRDALVKNISLPSLGVAFVTEGSLPRTSTGKVRRALTRTMLENGDLSTAHSSGFRQHPGNGPTE, encoded by the coding sequence ATGCCGGAAGAACGCACCACTCTGATCGACAGCCTGCGGATCAATGCTCGCGAGCTCGGGAACGCGAACGGGATCCTGTACTACGACACCCCGCAATCGTCCACGTACCGGGGTTATGGGGACCTTGATCTCCGCGCTCGTGCGATTGCCGACGCTCTCGTGAAGCGCGGCTACCGCGTGGGTCAAACCGTCACGATCGGCCTGACCAGCGGGCTCGACTGGGCGGATGCCGCATGGGGTGTGCTTTACGCCGGTCTCGCATTCGTTCCCGCACCGGTCGCCGGATTCGGCACCGGATCAGAGCTCGGGCAGCGGATCGGCGATATCGCCCGCGCGGCCGGGGCATCGGTCTTCCTCAGCGACGGCGGCGTCATCGATCGCCTCGGCGACGGAGACGACAGCCTCGGGGTGCCCGCCGTGCTGCTCGCTGATCTGCTCGCCGACGGCGACCCGGAACAGTGGACGCCACCCGCGATCAACGCGGACTCGATCGCGTATCTGGTATTCACCTCGGGGTCCACTGGCGACCCGAAGGGCGTCATCTCCACCCATGGCACGGTGAGCGGCTTCGCCGACGCGGTGGCCGAACTCTGGGGGCTCGACCGTGAGGGGACGCTTGTCGGGTGGGCACCGATGCACCACATCATGGGGCTCTTGGCGCAGGTCATCATCCCTGGGGCGAACGGCACGAAAGCGGTGGTCACCTCGATCGAGCAGTTCCAGCGCCGGCCCGTCGTCTGGCTGCAGATGATCAGCCGACATCAAGGCACAGCGACGGCCGCGGGGAACTTCGCCTTCGCCCTCGTCACGCAGATGGTCACTGACCAGCAGCTCGCCGAACTTGATCTGTCCAGCCTCAAAGTGATGTTCACGGGCAGCGAGCCGGTACGCGCGGACACCGTGCGAGCATTCCTCGACCGGTTCGCGCCCGCCGGCATCCGCGGCGACATGATCGCACCGACCATGGGGATGACCGAGGCCACCGCCTACGCCGGGAAATACCCCGGAGAGGCAATGGTCGTGCGCCGCTTCGACCGCGCCGCTATCGAGTCGGGAGAACTCATCCCCGCCGAGGGTCCGGGAAGCGTCGAGGCGGTGTCCTGCGGACGCCCCATCAAGGACACGACCGTTGTCATCGTCGATCCCCATACGCTGATGCCCGTACCCGACGGGACCATAGGCGAGATCTGGGTCGCGTCGCCGATGGTGTCACCCGGGTATTTCCGCCGCCCGGATGCGACGGCCGAGACGTTCGGACAGCAGCTCCCCGGCTCGGAGGAGGCGTTCATGCGCACAGGGGACCTTGCCGCGATCCTCGACGGCGAGCTGTTCGTCACGGGTCGTCTCAAAGAGGTGATCAACGTGCGCGGCCGTAACCTCTATCCGCAAGACATCGAGGCCGCGGCGCGCCTGGTCTCACCCGCCGTCGGGTTCGGCGCCGCCTTCGAACTCGACGGTCATCCCTCAGCCGTGGGAACCGTGCTCGAGTACAACGAAGAGACGCTTGCCCAGTCGGGCCACTCGATCGACAAGCTCGCCGGCCGGGTGCGCGACGCGCTGGTCAAGAACATCTCCCTTCCGTCTTTGGGGGTCGCGTTCGTCACGGAAGGTTCACTGCCGCGGACCTCAACCGGAAAGGTACGGCGCGCACTGACACGCACAATGCTCGAGAACGGCGACCTGTCGACGGCTCACTCGTCGGGCTTTCGTCAACACCCAGGCAACGGGCCTACCGAGTAG
- a CDS encoding GNAT family N-acetyltransferase yields MTDVLSPHHDAIVLDNAAWHALSGPHARFAEGNGLVRRYRSDVAPFVAVRTWDDPGIWDALIGLVGHGAEIGVSGALPDFPDGWVEVGRGEGVQLVETAALRPVPDPEAVLLGEDDVAEMLALVGRNQPGPFLPRTHELGRYIGFRREGRLVAMAGERLQPDGWTEISAVSTDDAYRRQGLASRLVLDAAFHIRQRGDRALMHAAATNVGAIAAYERLGFALRSRTTFAVVRVP; encoded by the coding sequence ATGACAGACGTCCTTTCCCCTCACCACGATGCCATCGTGCTGGACAACGCCGCCTGGCACGCGTTGTCCGGTCCGCACGCGCGCTTCGCCGAGGGAAACGGCCTGGTGCGCCGCTACCGGTCCGATGTCGCGCCGTTCGTCGCGGTGCGGACATGGGATGACCCGGGGATCTGGGACGCGCTGATCGGCCTGGTCGGACACGGCGCGGAGATCGGGGTGTCCGGCGCCCTGCCCGACTTCCCCGATGGCTGGGTGGAAGTGGGTCGCGGTGAGGGAGTGCAGCTGGTCGAGACCGCTGCACTCCGCCCGGTTCCAGACCCGGAAGCCGTGCTGCTCGGCGAGGACGACGTTGCGGAGATGCTCGCCCTCGTCGGACGCAATCAGCCCGGCCCCTTCCTGCCGCGCACCCACGAGCTGGGGCGATACATCGGCTTCCGGCGCGAAGGCCGGCTGGTGGCGATGGCGGGCGAGCGCCTGCAGCCGGATGGCTGGACCGAGATCAGCGCGGTCTCCACCGACGACGCGTACCGCCGGCAGGGACTCGCCTCACGGCTCGTGCTGGATGCCGCGTTCCACATCCGGCAGCGCGGCGACCGCGCACTCATGCACGCCGCCGCGACTAACGTCGGAGCGATCGCGGCGTACGAGCGTCTGGGATTCGCGCTGCGCTCGCGCACGACCTTCGCCGTGGTGCGCGTTCCCTGA
- a CDS encoding ABC transporter permease: MSATTTPVFAATGQNLSIGGIIHSEWIKLRSIRSTWWIYAAIVAITVGVGAQMSSSMSFAWFDGEVAQTGQQYAGVSVINLSTDINVLIVGVLGVLVIAGEYSSGMIRSTLTAVPRRVPALLAKALVFAVVTFLIGAMAVAVTIPISIPLLAGNGIDIRFDDPHYWRAMIGSIGYLVMVGLMAFAIGAFLRNIASGIATALGLVFVVPLGLGLVAGGAASQVWLHNLVALLPFNLGRALTSHPGYAEFVAPGSPLNRAEGLWVLEPWQGALGLVVWVVVLFSVAIVTLKRRDA; the protein is encoded by the coding sequence ATGAGCGCGACCACCACTCCGGTCTTCGCGGCCACAGGGCAGAACCTCAGCATCGGAGGGATCATCCACTCCGAGTGGATCAAGCTCCGCAGCATCCGATCGACCTGGTGGATTTACGCCGCCATCGTCGCGATCACCGTCGGTGTGGGAGCTCAGATGTCCTCCTCGATGAGTTTCGCCTGGTTCGACGGAGAGGTCGCACAGACAGGCCAGCAGTACGCCGGCGTGAGTGTCATCAATCTCAGCACCGATATCAACGTTCTTATCGTGGGCGTGTTGGGCGTTCTGGTGATTGCCGGCGAATACAGCAGCGGGATGATCAGGTCCACCCTCACGGCTGTACCGCGTCGGGTTCCCGCGTTGCTTGCCAAAGCGTTGGTGTTCGCCGTCGTCACCTTCCTTATCGGTGCAATGGCGGTGGCCGTCACGATCCCGATCTCCATCCCGCTGCTCGCCGGGAACGGCATCGACATCCGCTTCGACGACCCGCACTACTGGCGTGCCATGATCGGCAGCATCGGCTACCTCGTGATGGTCGGGCTCATGGCCTTCGCGATCGGCGCGTTCCTGCGCAACATCGCGAGCGGCATCGCCACGGCACTCGGACTCGTGTTCGTCGTACCGCTCGGGCTCGGCCTCGTGGCCGGTGGTGCCGCGTCGCAGGTCTGGTTGCACAACCTCGTCGCGCTGCTCCCGTTCAACCTGGGCCGAGCCCTCACCAGCCACCCGGGTTACGCCGAGTTCGTTGCACCGGGCTCACCGCTCAACCGAGCCGAGGGTCTCTGGGTCCTCGAACCGTGGCAGGGGGCTCTCGGCCTCGTGGTCTGGGTCGTCGTGCTGTTCAGCGTGGCGATCGTGACGCTCAAGCGTCGCGATGCGTGA
- a CDS encoding SPOR domain-containing protein — MSSDDKRYWYNLTTGEVEHGYVSPSVNRAGPFDTAEEAARAPEIIRERSRAWAEEEQREDESRTAPTADAPFDNMLENDQK; from the coding sequence GTGTCCAGCGACGACAAGCGGTACTGGTACAACCTCACGACCGGCGAGGTGGAGCACGGCTACGTGTCCCCGTCCGTCAACCGTGCGGGCCCCTTCGACACCGCCGAGGAAGCCGCGAGAGCGCCGGAGATCATCCGGGAACGTTCGCGGGCCTGGGCTGAAGAGGAGCAGCGCGAGGACGAATCCCGGACCGCGCCCACGGCGGACGCCCCCTTCGACAACATGCTCGAGAACGACCAGAAATAA
- a CDS encoding C4-type zinc ribbon domain-containing protein, producing MNASPADQRRLLEVAELDTRIRQVDAVRRNPPQATRVQELIARRQELAQELATRLGVRDDLRADLARIESDVAVVDARRARDADRLASTSNMKEAQGLESELGSLARRKGDLEDAQLELMERLEMADAAVATQEALIAETNAEGATLSAEAKRVVAESSAAFDAATRDRAAVAGSIAADLLALYERTAVRSSGAALLRRGTCEGCRMVLAGTDLQALRQAPEDAVVTCPECGCILVRTEESGL from the coding sequence GTGAATGCAAGCCCCGCGGATCAGCGCCGCCTTCTGGAAGTCGCCGAACTCGACACCCGTATCCGCCAGGTCGATGCCGTGCGCCGGAACCCGCCGCAGGCGACCCGCGTTCAGGAGTTGATCGCCCGTCGCCAGGAGTTGGCTCAGGAGCTGGCCACGCGCCTGGGCGTGCGGGACGACCTGCGCGCCGATCTGGCTCGGATCGAGTCCGACGTCGCCGTGGTCGACGCGCGCCGCGCTCGCGACGCCGACCGGCTCGCCTCGACGAGCAACATGAAGGAGGCGCAGGGCCTGGAGAGCGAACTGGGCTCCCTGGCTCGTCGCAAGGGAGACCTCGAGGATGCCCAGCTCGAGCTGATGGAACGCCTGGAGATGGCCGACGCCGCCGTCGCGACGCAGGAAGCGCTGATCGCCGAGACCAACGCCGAAGGCGCGACTTTGAGCGCCGAGGCCAAACGGGTCGTCGCAGAGTCGAGCGCCGCGTTCGATGCGGCCACCCGTGATCGGGCCGCCGTCGCCGGGAGCATTGCGGCAGACCTCCTCGCGTTGTACGAGCGCACGGCGGTGCGCAGCTCCGGCGCCGCTCTGCTGCGCCGCGGCACCTGCGAGGGCTGCCGCATGGTCCTGGCCGGCACCGACCTGCAGGCACTGCGTCAGGCACCGGAGGACGCGGTCGTGACCTGTCCGGAATGCGGGTGCATCCTGGTGCGAACGGAGGAGTCCGGTCTGTGA
- the ppgK gene encoding polyphosphate--glucose phosphotransferase, with amino-acid sequence MASDMARAVGVDIGGTGIKAAIVDLNAGTLVSDRIKVATPSGAEPEDVLGAVRQVLAQLDVLDDAIPLGVAFPAIVKSGRTLSAANVSKEWIGFEAETFFEDGLGREIHFANDADVAGVAEMRFGAARDAKGLTILTTLGTGIGSAMIYNGVLIPNSELGHLQRAKHSKDAEAYAAYSAMEREDLSWEQWAQRLQWYYEHVEFLFTPDLFIVGGGVSKHADSFLPLLKLNTPIVPAVHRNNAGIVGAAALALG; translated from the coding sequence ATGGCATCGGACATGGCGCGCGCAGTGGGCGTGGACATCGGCGGAACGGGCATCAAAGCGGCGATCGTCGATCTGAATGCGGGAACGCTGGTCAGCGACCGCATCAAGGTCGCCACGCCGAGCGGCGCGGAGCCCGAGGACGTGCTCGGCGCGGTCCGCCAGGTGCTCGCACAGCTGGACGTGCTCGATGACGCCATCCCGCTCGGCGTGGCCTTTCCCGCGATCGTGAAGTCGGGGCGCACCCTCTCGGCGGCGAACGTGTCCAAGGAGTGGATCGGCTTCGAGGCGGAGACCTTCTTCGAAGACGGCCTCGGCCGCGAGATCCACTTCGCCAACGACGCCGACGTCGCGGGCGTCGCAGAGATGCGCTTCGGCGCCGCACGCGACGCGAAGGGTCTGACCATCCTGACGACCCTCGGCACGGGCATCGGCTCGGCCATGATCTACAACGGCGTGCTGATCCCGAACTCCGAACTCGGCCACCTGCAGCGGGCCAAGCACAGCAAGGATGCCGAGGCGTACGCCGCCTACTCGGCGATGGAGCGCGAAGACCTCAGCTGGGAGCAGTGGGCGCAACGGCTGCAGTGGTACTACGAGCACGTGGAGTTCCTGTTCACCCCCGACCTGTTCATCGTCGGTGGCGGCGTCTCCAAGCACGCGGACTCGTTCCTGCCGCTGCTGAAGCTGAACACCCCGATCGTTCCCGCGGTGCACCGCAACAACGCGGGGATCGTCGGGGCTGCTGCGCTGGCGCTGGGCTGA
- the glnA gene encoding type I glutamate--ammonia ligase gives MDKQRDFVLRTIEERGVKFVRLWFTDVIGTLKSVAIAPAEVEGAFSEGLGFDGSAIEGLTRSYESDLLAHPDPTTFQILPWRGEIDPTARMFCDITTPDGQPAVADPRHVLKRSLAKAADAGFTFYTHPEIEFYLLKSSSFGPDGPEPVDSAGYFDNVPGGTAHDFRRRSVRMLEDLGISVEYSHHEGGPGQNEIDLRYADALATADNIMTFRTVVKEVAIEQGVYATFMPKPLGGKPGSGMHTHMSLFEGDVNAFYEEGATYQLSRTGRQFIAGLLRHAGEISAVTNQFVNSYKRLWGGDEAPSFITWGHNNRSALVRVPMYKPNKGQSSRVEYRALDSAANPYLAYALMLAAGLKGIEEGYELPPEAEDNVWSLTDAERRALGYAPLPASLDHALEYMEESELVAETLGEQVFNYVLLNKRKEWQEYRSQVTHYELKNNLEML, from the coding sequence ATGGACAAGCAGCGTGACTTCGTTCTGCGGACGATTGAAGAGCGGGGCGTCAAATTCGTCCGGCTCTGGTTCACCGACGTCATCGGGACCCTCAAGTCGGTGGCGATCGCGCCGGCCGAGGTAGAAGGAGCGTTCAGCGAAGGGCTCGGATTCGACGGTTCCGCGATCGAGGGTCTGACCCGGTCGTACGAGTCGGACCTCCTGGCCCATCCCGATCCGACCACCTTCCAGATCCTGCCGTGGCGGGGCGAGATAGATCCGACCGCGCGGATGTTCTGCGACATCACCACGCCGGACGGGCAGCCGGCCGTCGCCGACCCGCGGCACGTCCTGAAACGCTCGCTGGCAAAAGCCGCTGATGCGGGGTTCACGTTCTACACGCACCCCGAGATCGAGTTCTACCTGCTCAAGTCGTCCTCCTTCGGACCGGACGGCCCGGAGCCGGTGGACTCCGCCGGCTACTTCGACAACGTCCCCGGCGGGACCGCCCACGATTTCCGTCGACGCTCGGTGCGGATGCTCGAGGACCTGGGCATCTCGGTCGAGTACAGCCACCACGAGGGCGGACCCGGGCAGAACGAGATCGATCTGCGGTACGCGGACGCGCTGGCCACCGCGGACAACATCATGACGTTCCGCACGGTCGTCAAGGAGGTGGCGATCGAGCAGGGCGTCTACGCGACGTTCATGCCCAAGCCGCTCGGGGGAAAGCCGGGCAGTGGGATGCACACCCACATGTCTCTGTTCGAGGGCGATGTGAACGCCTTCTACGAGGAGGGCGCCACCTACCAGCTCTCCAGAACGGGCCGGCAGTTCATCGCGGGGCTGCTGCGCCACGCCGGCGAGATCTCCGCCGTCACGAACCAGTTCGTCAACTCCTACAAGCGGCTCTGGGGCGGGGACGAGGCGCCCAGCTTCATCACGTGGGGCCACAACAACAGGTCCGCGTTGGTCCGTGTCCCGATGTACAAGCCGAACAAGGGCCAGTCCTCGCGCGTGGAGTACCGGGCTCTGGATTCGGCCGCCAACCCGTACCTGGCATACGCGCTCATGCTCGCCGCCGGTCTCAAGGGCATCGAGGAAGGCTACGAGCTGCCTCCCGAGGCCGAAGACAACGTCTGGTCGCTCACCGACGCGGAGCGGCGCGCGCTGGGATACGCGCCGCTGCCGGCGAGCCTGGATCATGCTTTGGAGTACATGGAGGAATCGGAATTGGTCGCCGAGACACTCGGCGAACAGGTGTTCAACTACGTCCTGCTCAACAAGCGCAAGGAGTGGCAGGAGTATCGCTCGCAGGTGACGCACTACGAGCTGAAGAACAACCTCGAGATGCTCTGA
- a CDS encoding ATP-binding cassette domain-containing protein, which translates to MIHAQSLTKRYGPKTAVDGIDFSVAPGRVTGFLGPNGAGKSTTMRMIVGLDRPTSGTVTINGRPYEDHRSPLHEVGVLLDARAVHPGRTARDHLLAMAATHRIGTKRVGEVIRLAGLDSVARKRVRGFSLGMGQRLGLATALLGDPATLILDEPVNGLDPEGVIWVRRLVRTLATEGRTVLLSSHLMSEMAQTAEHLIVLGRGRVLADAPVSEILAKASRDSVLVRASDADRLGALLAAQGAGVTSAETDLLSVTRVAAARIAEIAAGAGVIVYELTPVTRSLEEAYMELTRDEVEYTTPQTPSEGTR; encoded by the coding sequence GTGATTCACGCTCAGTCCCTGACCAAGCGCTACGGACCGAAGACCGCCGTCGACGGCATCGACTTCTCGGTCGCTCCGGGACGAGTAACCGGTTTCCTCGGCCCGAACGGGGCGGGCAAGTCGACGACGATGCGCATGATCGTCGGGCTCGATCGCCCCACCTCCGGCACGGTAACGATCAACGGGCGGCCCTACGAAGACCACCGGTCGCCGCTGCACGAGGTGGGAGTGCTCCTCGACGCGCGGGCCGTGCACCCAGGGCGCACCGCCCGCGACCATCTGCTCGCCATGGCGGCGACGCACCGCATCGGAACGAAGCGCGTCGGCGAGGTCATCCGCCTCGCCGGTCTCGACTCGGTGGCGCGGAAGCGCGTACGCGGCTTCTCGCTCGGAATGGGACAGCGCCTCGGGCTCGCCACCGCACTGCTCGGCGACCCCGCCACGCTTATCCTCGACGAACCGGTCAACGGGCTCGACCCCGAGGGCGTCATTTGGGTGCGCCGACTCGTCCGCACCCTCGCCACGGAAGGGAGGACGGTCTTGCTCTCGTCGCACCTGATGAGCGAGATGGCGCAGACCGCGGAGCATCTGATCGTGCTCGGGCGCGGAAGGGTGCTCGCTGATGCACCCGTCAGCGAGATCCTCGCGAAGGCGTCGAGGGACTCCGTGCTGGTGCGTGCGAGCGATGCCGACCGTCTCGGCGCGCTGCTCGCCGCGCAGGGCGCCGGCGTCACCAGCGCCGAGACGGACCTCCTCTCGGTCACCCGGGTCGCCGCGGCGCGCATCGCGGAGATCGCGGCCGGAGCGGGCGTCATCGTCTACGAGCTCACGCCCGTGACGAGGTCTCTCGAAGAGGCGTACATGGAACTCACTCGCGATGAGGTCGAGTACACGACCCCCCAGACCCCTTCGGAGGGCACCCGATGA
- a CDS encoding bifunctional 3'-5' exonuclease/DNA polymerase: MPRRTSRWIAGRASVGTSTVRRPDRSTWIVLGRSGTDCTVAFLDAAGVEQGRGTVAADALPGWVAEREAGEPVRWVWNDTPGWYAGLLTGGTRVARCHDLRLCHAILRDSALVRADADLRGHPDWDAPANTDSAAAPALFELGTAPDAAPALPESLDEALQEFARQRAAVDGASDPGRLRLLTAAESAGALVAVELRAAGLPWDPQAHDRILAEVLGARPAAGRTPAKLEDAGRRVREALGDPAANLDSQPKLLRSLHRAGILVESTSRWELAQYRHPVIEPLLEYKKLSRLLSANGWAWLDEWVHDGRFRPVYVPGGVVTGRWASSGGGALQLPRQLRGAVRADPGWRLVIADVAQLEPRVLAAMAGDRALADAARGKDLYAGIVDAGAVPTRAEAKIAMLGAMYGATTGDSGRLVPRLRRTFPRAMALVDAAAREGENGGVVSTWLGRSCPEPSAGWHAAQSLASDVDASGGDETRARRWARDRGRFTRNFVVQGTAAEWALAWMADVRGRLAALDAVPESDAAPRSGRVFATRPHLAFFLHDEVVVHAPREHADAAARAISEAAESAGRLLFGDFPIDFPLDLRIAETAHGE; the protein is encoded by the coding sequence ATGCCGCGGCGAACGAGTCGATGGATCGCCGGGAGAGCTTCCGTCGGGACTTCGACGGTGCGCAGGCCTGATCGATCGACCTGGATCGTCCTGGGCAGATCGGGCACCGACTGCACCGTCGCCTTCCTGGACGCCGCAGGCGTCGAACAGGGACGCGGCACGGTCGCCGCGGACGCGCTGCCGGGGTGGGTGGCGGAGCGCGAAGCGGGCGAACCGGTCCGCTGGGTGTGGAATGACACCCCCGGCTGGTACGCAGGGCTGCTGACGGGGGGAACACGGGTCGCGCGCTGTCACGACCTGCGCCTGTGCCATGCCATCCTGCGCGACTCCGCACTCGTACGCGCGGACGCGGATCTCCGCGGCCATCCCGACTGGGACGCGCCCGCGAACACCGACTCCGCCGCCGCGCCGGCCCTGTTCGAGCTGGGTACTGCACCGGATGCCGCGCCCGCGCTGCCGGAGTCCCTCGACGAGGCGCTGCAGGAGTTCGCCCGGCAGCGCGCCGCCGTGGACGGCGCGAGCGATCCCGGGCGGCTCCGTCTGCTGACGGCTGCCGAGTCCGCCGGTGCCCTCGTCGCGGTGGAACTGCGCGCCGCGGGGCTGCCGTGGGATCCGCAGGCGCACGACCGGATCCTCGCGGAGGTGCTCGGAGCGCGTCCCGCCGCCGGCCGGACACCGGCGAAGCTGGAGGATGCCGGGAGGCGGGTCCGCGAAGCCCTCGGGGACCCCGCCGCGAACCTGGACTCGCAGCCCAAGCTGCTGCGATCGCTGCACCGCGCCGGCATCCTGGTCGAATCCACCAGCCGGTGGGAGCTGGCGCAGTACCGGCATCCGGTCATCGAACCGCTGCTGGAGTACAAGAAGCTCTCGCGTCTGCTGTCGGCGAATGGATGGGCGTGGCTGGACGAGTGGGTCCACGACGGACGGTTCCGGCCGGTGTACGTTCCCGGCGGCGTCGTGACCGGACGGTGGGCGTCGTCGGGGGGTGGCGCTCTGCAGCTGCCGCGGCAGCTGCGCGGCGCGGTGCGTGCCGACCCGGGGTGGCGTCTGGTGATCGCCGACGTCGCTCAGCTCGAACCACGGGTGCTGGCCGCGATGGCCGGTGATCGCGCACTCGCAGATGCGGCGCGCGGGAAGGATCTGTACGCGGGAATCGTGGATGCCGGAGCGGTCCCCACGCGCGCGGAGGCGAAGATCGCGATGCTCGGCGCGATGTACGGCGCGACCACAGGCGACAGCGGTCGTCTCGTGCCGCGGCTGCGCCGCACGTTCCCCCGGGCGATGGCGCTCGTGGACGCCGCCGCGCGCGAGGGGGAGAACGGCGGTGTGGTCAGCACCTGGCTGGGACGCAGCTGTCCGGAACCGTCAGCGGGCTGGCACGCGGCGCAGTCGTTGGCGAGCGACGTCGACGCGTCCGGCGGGGACGAGACGCGCGCACGTCGCTGGGCACGCGATCGTGGCCGGTTCACGCGGAACTTCGTGGTGCAGGGAACGGCAGCGGAATGGGCGCTGGCGTGGATGGCGGACGTGCGCGGCCGGCTCGCCGCCCTCGACGCCGTCCCGGAGTCGGATGCCGCGCCCCGTTCCGGACGGGTGTTCGCGACGCGTCCGCATCTGGCGTTCTTCCTGCACGACGAGGTCGTGGTGCACGCCCCGAGGGAGCACGCGGACGCGGCGGCGCGGGCGATCAGCGAGGCGGCAGAATCCGCGGGGCGGCTTCTGTTCGGCGATTTTCCGATCGATTTCCCCCTGGACCTGCGCATCGCCGAGACGGCACACGGCGAGTGA